GGATATTTTAAAAAGCTTATTAGGGATATGTGAAAAAAGGAATAATTTAAAATTGAACGATAAGTCGCTTACAGATAGTGAGCTAAGAAATGAATTTTACTCATATTTGTCAGAAATGGATTCAATTTTAAGCCCTTTTCGAAATTATAAAATTGAAAATATCTACTTTGATACATTAATATTTGACAATTATTTAAACAACCGATCAAAATTTAACTTTTCACACCTTCAATATGATTTAGATAGATATGAAAAATCATTAATAACTATTCTTATTATAGAGTTAGGCGTTGATTGTTCATTTTCAGATGATATTATGTTGAGAAGTTTGAGCGTAGATTCTTTAGATTGGAATTTTGAAGAAGGTTATACTTACAAAATGAAAAAAGGAGAAAAGTTTAAATCAATTTTGACTGATATTTCAGGGGCTATTCCAAAACATGTAAATATTCTCAAAGATTCAATTATAATCTATTCTCCTTCTGGCAAAACGGTAGAGTATAATCGATATAATTATGGAAATGGACTTCTATTAGATTTTTTGCCAATGGATAGTGGTAATTATATCATCAGAAATATTCATGAAGCAGAAATAACTGGGGAGTATCCTAGAAAATTTGCCAAAGATCAAAATATACCTTTGAAAATAGAATGGTGATAAAATGTTACTTTATACTCTGAAAGCTTCATTTTGAATTTAGAAGGTGCTTGTATTTTTTGTTGTTTTTTGTAATATTATATGTAAATTTTTTAATTATTTATTTTTATATAAAATACTCTCTTTGATGATTAATTATTTGAAGATATATGGAGTTTTTTTGATTCTCGTGCTTTTTTACTCTTGTGGACCAAGCAAGGAAGAAAAAGATCTTAGAGAAATTCAGTTAGTAACTCATCTGGCAGAAACGAGAATGAAAATTTCTGGTGAAATCGCTGGATTTAAAAAGATTCAATATGATATAGGAATAAAAAAACCGGATTCAACAGCTTATTCACTGTTTATACAAAAAATAATGAGTTCGATTGATTCAAATGAATCTAAAATCGAGAAAATACCAGAATATTATAAATCAGCAGAATATTTAGATAGTTATTTGCAAATCAAAGCTCAGCTTGATTCGGCTTTTGAAGCCGATGGAATAGAGCATATTTATTTTTTTAATCCTGAAGAGCTGGAGAAGAAATTTTATGAAAAAGATGATAGAAGAGATGCTTTTTTTCGTCAGTATAATCTTCTATTGGCATTGGAAAGTTATGTTGATTTTCAAATCAAAAGCCTTTCTAATAAAATTCCAGCACCGAAACATGATGGAAATATTTATTTTCATCTGGAGCAAGACACCGCTAAAGTGGATAAGCCATTCGAATTTATAATTCAATACGAAGATGGACAAGCGACTGAAGAATATGCCAAAATTTCTTTTGACAGTTTGAAAATCAAGCAAAATGGGGAGGTTTTAAAACATTCTGTAAAAACATATGGCCCCGCTATTCTTGTAAAATTTTCTCCAAAATATACAGGGAAGTGTATCGTGTCCGGCCGAGCAAATATTGATTTTCCAGACATGACAGCTTTTGAGTTTTATGAGGATTTTTCTACTCATATAGATATTTCATCTAACTAATATGCATATGAAATATATTTGGCTGAGCATATTTTTTTCTTTGATGCTATTTTCTTGTGATAGTCGACGAACGAATGAGAATCATTTGAAAATTCTTAACGATGAACTGAATAAATATAAAGAAAAACGTAAGCAGAAATATCTATCAATCTATAAAAGTGTAAGAAAAAGTGGAAATAGAAAAGAGGATCTATATATTTTAGAAGTATTAACTGAAGCATTTGAGTTAAAAAGTGAATTGATTGCTGGGCATAACAACAAAACATTTGTAAATAAGAAAGCTGATCTATCTTATTTTTCTAATGTAATTGATTCTTTAGCAGTACAATTAACTCTTTCAGATGATAAATTCAACTCCATCTTATTTGATAAAGTATATTTTAATCACTTAACAGAGTTAAATTTTGCGCTACTAATGAATGAGTTGAATTTAAATGAAATAGAATTCTTGATAGAAGTCGATAGAGTTATTTCCCCATTTTATAGTTGGGATGGAAGGTTTTTTTATAGAAAAATTTCTTCAAATGTGATAGATTTTTTTAGTAGTAGATATTCGTATAGATGTGATATTGATAATAAAGATGGATTTAATGAAATTTTATTTGAAGATCCACGAGTTGATCACTGTATATTGAAATATTTAAATGATTCCATTCAGATATTTGATCCAAACAATCAGCCAGTAGATTTCATACAGAAAACATTTAATTCAGCGATTCAAATTTCTTTTACTCCTCAAGATACAGGGACTTATCTTATCAAAAATCAAAGAGAAATACTTTGTCAAATAATAGATATGGGCGATAGTCTTTTGAATATTGATTATGAGATTCCAATCCAATTATTTAAAAATTAGAGTATGAAGAAAAGGTATATCTATTGTATTTTGATGATTCTGACTTTTTTCTCATGTTCAGAGGAAAGGGTTAATGAAAATCATGTGAAGGTCTTGAAGAAGAATTGGAGTCAGCAAAAGGAGAAAGAGAAAAGTGATTTGTTCACATTTAATTCTTATAAATATGTGCGAGAGTCTGAAAAAAGAATGGCCTCTGGAGCTTATCAAGATTATATTTTCTTGAAAAGAAATTTGAATTTGGATGAAGGTGAGACACGATTGACAATCACAAGGTCTGATTTTGAGGATTTTTTATATATGACTGATTCGATTACTAATATTGAAAATTCTAAGAAGGGAAGTCTCCAATTTGATAAATTCAGATTGGATATTTTTTTCAATAATAGGAGTAGGTTGAATTATAATTTATTGCTGAATCAATTAAGTTATTTTGATAAAGATGTTTTTGTGAAATTAATTTCAACATACAGAGTTTTTTGTGGTGTTGATATGGATAATGAAGGTTTCGGGAAAAAGGTTTTGTCACGTAAAAAGGAGTGTTCAAGTAATGAAAATAATAAGGATTCAGTTGATTTATTAGTGGTGATGGATTTGATCTCGTTTGCAAGTATTTTTCCTGATTCATCTTTTTATATGAATACTCTCGAAGTTTATAGTCCTGATAAAAATCCCATTGAAGTTGATCACAAAAAATTTAAGAGAGCTTCTCAAATTAATTTTTTAAGACAAGACACAGGCATGTATACTGTTAAAAGTAAAATAAAAGTGAAATTGAACTTACCTTCATTTGAAAAAAGATATCTGGATACTATCTATACAATAGATCAAAAAATTCCATTCAAAGTGTATTAAGCGGGATAATATGAAATTTAGATTAACATACATTTTATTTCTGCTTTTACTTTCCTGTTCTGAAAAAAGATCGGATGAGAATCATGTCAAAATCTTGAAGGAGAGTTGGAATCAGCAAAAGGAGAAAGAAAAAAGTGATTTATTCTCATTTAATTCTAACAAGTATGCACTAGAGTTTGAAATAAGACAGGCTTCTGGAGCTTATCAAGATTATATTTTTCTGAAAAGAAATTTGAATTTGGATGAAGATGAAACTCGATTGATGATCACAAGATCTGATTTTGAAAATTTTTTATCTATGACGGATTCGATTACGAAAATTGAAGATGTTAGAGAATTTGATTTGACTTTTGATGATGAAAAATTAGATCAATTCTTTAAGAATAGAAGTGTTTTGAGTTATTATCTGATGCTAGATGAGATAAATAGATGTAATTATGCTGTAGTAAGAAGATTAGCGTCGCTTCATTGGCCTTTTTGTGGGTTTACAATTTATCCTGATGAGTTTAAAAGGAAATTATTATTTTATTCTCATGATTGTGATTGTCAAGGGGTTTATCATTTTAAAAAGTTACATGAATATGATTGTTCATACATTTATAAAAGAAAAATATTAGATAAAACACGAGTTCAATTGTTATTGATGGATTTGAATAAACCGATGTATACTTTTGGAGAATATAAATTGGATTCTGTTCAAGTTTTTGATTCAGAAGGAAAAGCGATAAAGTATGACCGGAAAAAATTTAAATCGTCTTATTTGTTGAATTTTCATACACAAGATACAGGTATGTTTACGGTTAGAAACTTAAGAAAAATCTTTCTAAATTCCGACGGCTATTTTGTTAGAAAAGATACTTTATTGACGGTTGATCAAGAAATTAGATTGAGAGTGGAATAAGGTAGGTCATATGAAATTTAGATTAACATACATTTTATTTCTGTTTTTGCTTTCCTGTTCTGAAAAAAGATCGGATGAAAATCATGTCAAAATCTTGAAGGAGAGTTGGAATAAAAATAAGGATAAAGAACAGCAGTATTTTTTTTCAACTTTGTCACGAAGAATGCGCTCTAGAGATAGGGTTTTAAAAGCCTGTAAAGCTTTAAATGATTATACTTTGCTAAAAAGAAATTTGAATCTTGATGACGAAAACACGGGATTAACTTTGACCCGAGAGAAAATTGATCATTTTTTAGCAAAATCTGATAGCTTAACTGATTTGGAACGTTCTCGTGATTTTAACATTACTTCTGATCATCCTTCTGTGAATGATTTGTTTGAAAAAAGGGATAAACTCAGTTATTATAATTTTCTGAATAAGTTTATATATATGGATATGAGAATCATTGATCGAATAAACTCTTCAATTACTCCTTTTTGTGGATTTGAAGATTATACAGATAGCTTTCGAAGGAGATTATTATTTGATTTTGATGAGCATAATTATCCTTACACTTTTATAAGAGAAAATATGGGCGATGATTCTGTCGAATTGTTATTGATGGATTTGAATAAACCGATGTATACTGTTGGGGAATATAAATATGATTCGGTTCAAATTTTTGATTCAGAAGGAAAGTCGATAAAGTATGACCGGAAAAAATTCAAATCGTCTTATTTTCTGAATTTTCACGCTCAAGATACAGGTGTGTATACCATAAAAAGCATGAGAAAAATCTATATGAAATCGGAGTACAATTTTTTTAGAAAAGATACTTTATTGAAGGTCGATCAGGAGATTAGATTGAAAGTGAAATGATTAATTAGAAATCAAAGTTTATTTTTAAAATTGTTGATTTGAAACTAATCAAGATATGTGGAATCTAAGTTTAGCTTTAACGAAGGTAATTAACTGCATTTAATAGAAATGATGTGTTTTGAAATTGAGTAGAAAGCTAGATAATATCATCTGAGAATTGGATTATGGATATCTTGAATTTTAGTGAATGAATTTTAGTGCTCTCGATTTACGGTGCTATGTTTTTTTTGAATCTTGATTGGAGTATCAAACATAGTATATTGTACAGCTCATTTCATTACCATTCGTAGTACTCATTATATATTATTACTAGCTTTCTTTTTATCTTTAGATGTCTGTATCAAAATTGAAACGATCCATTTCCATTTGAAGGTCTTCGATTTGAGATTCTAATTCAAGAACTAATTGATCTCTCTCTATATTCGTGAGAACACTTTCCCATTCGTTTACTTCGGAATTGTAACTACTCTCTTTTACTTTACCTTCTTTTATGTCTAATTTTTTTAAAAAATTTGCAAGAGATTTTAGTTCTGATAGCTTATAAATTGATTCAATCTTTATTTGATTTGCTCTTGTAATTTCAGACTTGACTTTTATAATTGATTCAATGTTTTTATTTAAATCTGTCAATAACTGTTTTGTGTCATATATAGCTGTATTGCCAGCAATATAACTATTATGAGTTGATATTTTTTTTTGAATGTCTTTAATATTACGAGCTAACTTGTTTTTTTCAGAAAGGGCTTTAATTAATTTCATATATTATGCTTGAAAATAATGCTTTATGTTGAGTTTTTTATTGTGATAAAATGATAATTAAGTACTTTTTTAATTTGTTGTTTAAATTTGCTTGATTTTTTTGACATTTTCAAGTTATATTTAGTGAAAGTTTTAAAATTGATTAATTTTAGAGCTAGAATAGCTTTTGTTTAATTATAACGAATAATATTTGAAGTATATTCGTATTGTTTTTACTTTTTCTAATCTATATTTTTGGAGGATAATAATAAATGGAAAGTGTGATGGTTGAAGATGAAATAAAAGAAAAATTCTTATATATTTCAGAAACTAGATTTTTATTAATGAATATAGTGACTTTTGGTGTTTTTGAAAGGTATTGGATTTACAAGAATTGGAAGTGTTTAAAACAAAATGATGGTTTGGATATCATGCCGTTTTGGCGTGGAATTTTTGGGATATTTTTTATTCATACTTTATTAGATGAGATTGCTTTTAGAAGAGAGTTATATGAAGTACAAAAATCAAAATTTAACCCTCGTACTTTGGCTACATTATGGGTTGTTGTTCAAATTGGATTGAATATACTTGGTAAAATTGAAAATGATTTATTAACAATTTTCTTGTTATTTATTACTGTTATCTCAAGCTATATATTAGTGCCTGTTCAAAGGTATATAAATAATGTATATGAAGAAAAATATCCAGATCTAGAGTATAGTTCATGGTCAAAGGGACAGGTAATTTGTTTAATAGTAGGAGTAATTATATCTTTAGTGGTGTTGTCAGGATTATTTTCTGGTTTTATTTTTTAAATCTATTGAAAAACTACTTATACAACAATATTATAAGCAGAATAAACAACCAAAATGTGATTGATCAGCTTGTTCCTGATGAAAATGAGGTTGAGAATATAATCAATGCTAAATTTGGAGATACTTCTATAGGGTTAGTTCAAGAGCTGAATTAAGATGAAATCTTTTTCAATATTTATTCGAAAAGCTGTTACTTGGGAAGTGCTCAGTTGATAGAGCTTCAAAAAGCTGTTGATGTCATTAGTTTTGTCTCAAATGAAGATTTTCAGCCGGAAGATTTATATTTAAAATTTCCGGAATTCTTTGCCGAATCATTAAGGCCTCATCTTAATTGTTTGAAAGGGGATGAGTTATTGCTCGAAATCAAATGGCTGGAAGATATTATCCCAAGGGTCTGTGAAGAATCAGATCACAAGAATTTTTTCATTAGCTTAAAAGAAATCGTGGGCAGTCAGTATCCATTTTTCAGTCTAGATCGTTTGTGCTTTGCAAGAAGTATCGAGAATCAGGAGACTTCTTTTTGCGTAAGGTTTGATGATAAAGAGTTAGAGCTTACTAATTATGACGATGTGTTGATTTTCAAGGGGAGCTCTTTGGACGTATTGAATTATTTGAAGAAAAATCCATTGGGTGAAGATTAATCGATCCTGAAACTAGCCCAAAAGCTTTCAATAGTTTCTTCCTTTATTTGCTTTAAAAGTCGTTCATTTTCTTGTTTATTCGCTTCGATTTCTTCGGGAGTTTATTCAGGTTGAATAATTTTGAAGATTTATAAGCGATATATTCTTAGTCGTTTATTTTTTCAAGATGGGAAACAACAAGGAGAGATTATGGAAATTTATTTATATGTTGTTTAATATAAGTGATTATACTCTCATAAATTTTATCCAGCCTTTCATCAAATAAGAATTGGCTTGCTTTTATAATAATACTATTCTCTTCTAATTCTTTTCTATACAAATAATGAATATTACCTTTCTTAATATTAAAATCATACTTTTTTATTATTTGATTTTTTGTGTCATTTGCGTTTTCTAAATTTTTTGCGAATTCTGTCATCCCATATTTGAGACCAAAAATTTTAATTACGTCTTCAAAACAATCTTGATGTATAGCATCACTGAATCCTTCATAATCCTCATAACCCAACCAATCGTAAACCATAATGAAATCTTTTTCAAATGTATTGAATTTCGTTTTATCATGACTATCAATTTCACATTCCTCATGAGTTACAGAATATTTATTAAAAATTGCTCTATATATTTGAATAGCTTTTTGTTCATTTGAAGAGTTTTTGCTGAGAATTATTTCCGTCGTACTTAATCTGCTTTCTATAATTCTTTTTTTAGCTTCAATTAAATTATAATTTACTTCGAATAAAATTTCTTCAGCCATTTTAGAATCAACTTTTACCTCACAGATTAATTGATTTTGATACTCATTTTTTGCTTGTTCTATTGATTTATTAACATCTCCATTATTCTGTTTAAGTATTTTAATTGCCTGCTGAATTCCGATTGGAATTGAATCCCTAAATAATTTTAGTTGTTTTGAAAATTCCATGGTAATATTTCTATTCTAAGAGGGTTTTAATTTCATGATCAATTTCTTCATCATCATCTTTTCTCAAAAAGGTTTCAATCTTTTTCTTTTCTGATTCGATTTCTTCAGGAGTCGGATAACGTAGGAATGTAATCTCAGCTAATTTATTCGAAGTAGTTTTTTCATAAGCATTCATAATCTTGTTGATTTGATCATTTAGTTTTTTTATGCTTTGGTTCGAGTTTTTTATACAAATCAACATTATTTTATGGCTATCACTAAATTCGGGCTTAACTCCATTATTATAATAGTTAAGAGTGAAAATAGAGTCTAGTTGATCGAGATGCCATTTTTGATCAGATATTTTAATTGAATCATCATTTATATGAAAAATATTTCGTTCGCGAATTAATATACAATCAAATTCGCTACAAGGATCTTGAAAGGAATATGCTGCACGGATTTTTTTCTTTGTTCCATTATGATCAAAATAAATCTGAGGAGATGGAATAATATGTTTGCAAAAATAAGCATCAACGCTGTCTACAAATTGATCATATGATTCAAATTCTTCTATATCGAATTTTTGATTGAATGAATATGGATTATGTTCATTTGATTCAGCTGTATTAATTAATTCTTTTGCCGAATATTTTTCAAAAGTCAAATAACTAATTCCGATAACAATGACTGTAGTAATCGAAAGATAAAAGTAAATACTATTTATGCGGGATTTTCTGTTCATAAGTTTTTACTAATTAGTTGGACTTAAGAAAACAAATATTCATGTTTTGAGCTGATTCTAATTGGTCATAGATTTCTGTTACTTTTATTATTTGAGCTTTTATTATTTCAATATCTTGATTTGAATTTTGAATATGAATGATAATATGGTTTGAGGAAGTGCTAAAATCACTTTTTTCCCCATCATTATAGTAATCTAATGGCAGAATTGAGTCTATTTTAGAGTAGTGCCAACTTAAGTCTGATTTTTTGATTGAATCGTCTTGAATGAGAATAACGTTTCTATTTTTGTAACAAACAGATAGGTCTGGACATGGATTATTAGCTCCATAAAAAGGCTTAATTACAAAGCTTCGTTTTTTATGATGAATAAATAGTTTTGGAGAGTTTCTAACTTCACAAAACTTTGAATCGATACTGTCAATCAATTCGTTGTATGTTTTAAAGTCATCAATATTAATATTTCCTTTTGAAAATGTATAATGGTACAATAGTTCTGACAAGTCAGAACTATTGTACTCCTTTACCAAGTATTTGTCAAAAATGATATACAATGTAGCTATTCCTATGAATAAAGTGATGGATAGAAATGGAAGAAGGTTGTTTTTGTCGAGTTTTCTATGCATTGGTTAATGTTTGATAATTGGTGGTTTGACTTCTTAGTGATCTCCTTCGCCAATGAAGTTAATTTCCGAGACGTATAAATCAGAATACTTCTCACCGGGATAAATATCAGTGAATTTAAACTCAAGGATGAGTTCTTCATTATCCGCTAGGTAATTGACTGGATCGATGGTAAATCGTTGAAGTCTGTAAGTGTCTTGGAGTTGTAGAGTATATGTTTTGATCCCGTTGATATATAAATCGACTGATTTTGCTCTTGAGTTATTTTTCCAAGCCTTTTCACTCTTGATGTACCCGTTATAAAAATCAATGGTATAAACGGATAGTATTTCAGATCCTTTGAAGAAATATTTTAAAGAGCTGCCTTTGTGGTTTTTTACTGCCCAAGCTGTTTTTAATTTAAAGTCATGCGCATTCTTTGCATCATAGGTCGAAACAGAACTTGCAGGAAGATTGTCATTTGATTCAACTTTGAATGGACCTCCAGCGCAATACCAGTTGCAACCAGGCTCTGATGTGCTAAAAGGGTTTTGATCAAGCTCAGTGCCCGATACTTCTTCCAAAAAGTTCAACTCTTCTTCAGTAAGAGAGTTATGTCCATATTCTTTAGATTTAGCAGAGATGTCATTGTATGTTTTAAGATTAGCATTGTATAGAGCAATATTTTCCGCTGATATATCTGGATAACTCATGACGACAGGCTGAATTGTTTTCGGATTATTATTGAGATTGGCTATCAGTAAAAGATTTATTGCTAATAATTGTAAGGTCATCTTCTGGTTGTTTATTTAAATATTTCTTAACTGGAATAATATTTATTTTCAATATATAATTAATGTGCTTTTAAAATAATGATTTTTCTTTGAAAAAGATATAAATTAAGGTGGTAATGTTTTAACTTCCAATAAGGTTGTAATCGATCAATGTTAATGAATGCCTTTTAAATTATAAAAAATAGAATGCAAGTATTCTCCATGAACAAAAATACAAACAAGACATACCTATTGATATGTGTTTTAATATTAGTGAGTGCTTTCCAAGCAGATAAAGAAAAGCATTTTCCAAAAATCATTGATAATTTACCAAAACCGGATAAATTGCTAGCGCAAAATGAATTGCATAAGGCAGATCCATTGATTTATATGTTTGGGGATTTAAATAATAAGTCATACAAACTTGTAAATATCAATCGAGGATTTAATTTATCGCCTGATTCTTTACCCAAAGCTAGGCCAAGTAATTTGAAAATATTTATAGATACGACTCAAGTTCTATCAATTGACTTGTCAAGATATGATATTCCTCCTCCGCCAGTTTATGTAGATGATAAAGTGCCTGTTATTTATGAAGCGGATGATCTGGAACTGGAATATGATGAAGTTTCGGTGATAGATACTTTGGAGACTATTCGTATTAGAAAGCTATATGAGGAAAGAGAGCCAAGGTGTGTAAGGTCATATCCCGTCTATGTAGAAAACATTTCAGGGAAGGATTTAAGGGTTTTTACAGTGGATGATAAATTATTGATGATACAGGAGGTATTGGATGATAATGGAAAGTGGCGTTCGATAGAGTATTTTAGATTTGGTATGTGTGGTAATGGATATTATTACCAACCGCTTCCTAAGAATCACTTCATGCTGATTAAAACGCCTTTATATGAAGGTGCGTTTAAAACGAAGATGCGCTTGAAAATGAAAATTGATGATAAGTATATTTTCTCAAATGAAATTGATTTTCATATTAACCGTAATCAGATGTTTCCAGGTCAAGAATTTTATTCGTTTTTTGATTTTGAAATAGAACGAGACTCAGTAGCTTTTTTTAATAGGGTACTTTTGAAATAGAGCATTATGAAATCAATACGTGAAATTGAATCAAAGTTAAATATATATTTACCAAGTGATTATGTGAATTTATTATTGAATTTCCCTGATGAAATAATTTCGGCAGAATTAAATTTTGAAAATTTGCTGGATAACTCAAATAGAATAATTGAGATAAATCTATTGTTAAGAAAAATGGAAGTTCCAGAAGGTTATTTAGCTATAGGGTATGACGTTACTGCTACGCATTTTTTCATTAAACTAGATGATGAAGATCAGGCTGTTTATGAATATAATATTGCTGAAATAGCTTTTGAAAATTATGAAGAAGATGATGATGAAAATTATATATTTGAAAACTTAATAAAGAGAAGATATAAAAACCTAGAAGAGTATGTAGATGAATTAAAATCTTGGGTGTGAAATTCATAGAAAATGGAATATATTTAAATCTTATTTAAAACAAGCATTGGCTTATGAAGCAAAAAGTGAAGCTGAAAGGCAAGCCTGAAAATGACAAATTGTTTCTAGTAGGCTTTATGTTAGCTGGTTGGACTTTTATTATTTTTTTACTCAAGGATGCTACCTTGGTCGAAATGTATGATAGGCCTGTTGTATTCGCAACAATTTTTCTTCTACATATAGTTGGATTCAATTTGTTTCCACTTACAATGATTTTTAATAAGAAAGAGTTGCTTATTACTGCCAATGAATTGTATTATAAGTCAAAGTTGAAGGGTGAAAGAAAGTTCCAAGTTTCGGATTTTGATAGTTATAAAACAGTTTATACTAAGTTAGGGGGGATGATGGTTCTTTATTTTAAGGATGGAACTTCCCTTATAATTCGTTCTAT
The Aureibacter tunicatorum DNA segment above includes these coding regions:
- a CDS encoding NADase-type glycan-binding domain-containing protein is translated as MTLQLLAINLLLIANLNNNPKTIQPVVMSYPDISAENIALYNANLKTYNDISAKSKEYGHNSLTEEELNFLEEVSGTELDQNPFSTSEPGCNWYCAGGPFKVESNDNLPASSVSTYDAKNAHDFKLKTAWAVKNHKGSSLKYFFKGSEILSVYTIDFYNGYIKSEKAWKNNSRAKSVDLYINGIKTYTLQLQDTYRLQRFTIDPVNYLADNEELILEFKFTDIYPGEKYSDLYVSEINFIGEGDH
- a CDS encoding SMI1/KNR4 family protein, which translates into the protein MKSIREIESKLNIYLPSDYVNLLLNFPDEIISAELNFENLLDNSNRIIEINLLLRKMEVPEGYLAIGYDVTATHFFIKLDDEDQAVYEYNIAEIAFENYEEDDDENYIFENLIKRRYKNLEEYVDELKSWV